From the genome of Mesorhizobium japonicum MAFF 303099, one region includes:
- a CDS encoding MBL fold metallo-hydrolase: protein MDDDVFLVRFWGVRGSISVSGPEFSRYGGNTICIEMRCGKHTLLFDAGSGLQPAGRALRASGVTDFDLLFTHCHYDHIIGLPFFAPIYDRSVKVTLWSGHLAGRMTTRQMVDEFMQPPWFPVKLEICKASLDCRDFVSGDVLRPREGVVVRTGSLVHPGGCIGYRVEWGGRVVAVITDTEHEPDKLDQAVLGLIEGADLVIYDCTYTEEEMERRSGHGHSTWQQGVKLCEAAGARGLALFHHDPARTDEELDEIEKLAKDRFAGAFAARDGQTLKFPVSLHKKR from the coding sequence ATGGACGACGACGTTTTCCTGGTCAGGTTTTGGGGTGTGCGCGGCAGCATCTCGGTATCGGGGCCAGAATTCTCTCGCTATGGCGGCAACACAATCTGCATCGAGATGCGATGCGGTAAGCATACGCTTCTGTTCGACGCGGGCTCTGGTCTACAGCCCGCCGGCAGGGCGCTTCGGGCGTCGGGCGTGACCGATTTCGACCTGCTTTTCACCCATTGCCATTACGATCACATCATCGGGCTGCCGTTTTTTGCACCGATCTATGACAGGAGCGTCAAGGTTACGCTTTGGTCCGGACATCTTGCAGGACGCATGACGACCCGGCAGATGGTCGATGAGTTCATGCAGCCGCCGTGGTTTCCGGTGAAACTGGAGATCTGCAAGGCAAGCCTCGACTGCCGCGATTTCGTATCCGGAGACGTGCTTCGGCCGCGCGAAGGGGTGGTGGTCCGAACCGGCAGTCTTGTCCATCCGGGCGGCTGCATCGGCTACCGGGTCGAATGGGGCGGCCGCGTCGTGGCGGTGATCACAGACACTGAGCACGAGCCGGACAAACTCGATCAGGCGGTGCTCGGTCTGATCGAAGGTGCCGACCTCGTCATTTACGATTGCACCTACACCGAGGAGGAAATGGAACGCCGCAGCGGTCACGGGCACTCGACATGGCAACAGGGCGTCAAGCTCTGTGAGGCGGCCGGTGCGCGGGGGCTTGCGCTGTTTCACCACGATCCGGCACGCACTGATGAGGAACTGGACGAGATCGAGAAACTGGCCAAGGACAGGTTTGCCGGCGCTTTTGCCGCGCGGGATGGCCAGACGCTCAAATTTCCAGTCTCATTGCACAAAAAGCGCTGA
- a CDS encoding cyclic nucleotide-binding domain-containing protein: MLLKDEVGMLQRVPFFSGIEPTKLKLLAFTSDRVSYSAGQILFRQGDEGDAAYVILSGKADILVESDSGPIKVAELVPNSIVGEIAILCNSSRTATVRAASPLEALRIPKDHFLRLMKEFPEMTIEILRVLADRLSHTTADLIDARSANSE, encoded by the coding sequence ATGCTGCTCAAGGACGAGGTTGGAATGCTGCAACGCGTTCCCTTTTTCTCTGGCATAGAGCCGACAAAGCTCAAGCTGCTTGCGTTCACATCCGATCGCGTGAGCTACAGCGCCGGCCAGATCCTTTTCCGGCAGGGCGACGAGGGAGATGCCGCCTATGTCATCCTTTCAGGCAAGGCGGATATTCTGGTCGAATCCGACAGCGGACCGATAAAAGTTGCCGAACTGGTGCCAAATTCGATTGTTGGCGAGATCGCCATATTGTGCAACAGCTCCCGCACGGCCACCGTCAGAGCCGCAAGTCCGTTGGAAGCCTTGAGAATCCCCAAGGATCATTTCCTGAGGCTTATGAAGGAGTTCCCGGAAATGACCATCGAGATATTGCGGGTTCTTGCCGATCGCCTAAGCCACACGACCGCGGATCTGATCGACGCACGAAGCGCCAATAGCGAATGA